From the Corallococcus exiguus genome, the window GCGGACGGGTTCCGGGGGCGTGTCACGCACCGCCGCGCGGGGCAGCTCCAGGCTGGTGGAGCGCACCGACGCGAGCATCGTGACGGGCCGCTCCTTGAACCAGAAGGACTCGCGCTCGAAGGGATAGGTCGGCAGGCGGAGGAAGTGCCCGTGGGGCGCGAGCAGCCGCTCCAGGAGCAGGCCCAGACCCGCCGCGTGGAGCGCCGCCACGGACGTCAGCATCGCCCCCAGCGCATCCTGGCTCCCACGGAGACAGGACACCGCCAGCACGTCCGTCAGTCCCTGGCGCGCGGCGGCCTCCTCCACCGGCGCGGTCAGCACCGGCTCCGCGCCCAGCTCCACGAAGAGCACGTGGCCCGCGCGCAGCGACTCCTCGATGCCCGGCAACACCTGCGCGGGACGGCGCAGGCACCGCGTCCAGGCGCCGGCGCCCAGGGACTCGCCGTCCAGCACCGTCCCGTCCTCCGAGTACAGGGGCACCGCCGTGGGCCGGGGCATCAGTCCCGCCAGCGCCGCGCTCAGCGCTCCGGCCGCCGCGTCTCCCTTCGCCAGCAGGGCGCCGCACTCACGGGCGACGCGAGCGGCGTCCTCCAGCGACAGCGCTCCCGCGACGTGGGCCGCGGCGATCTCCCCCACTCCCTGCCCGAGCACCGCGCCCGGCTCGACGCCCCACGAGCGCCACAGCTCGGCGAGCGCCACCTGCACTGCGAAGTGCTCACCCACCCCGTCCGCGCCCTGCCCCAACTGGAGCGCGCCGCGACAGCGCTCCAGGGCCTGGGCGAACACCGGACAGTCGCGGCCCAGCGCCGCGAGCCGGGCCCCTGACAACCGGGGCTCCGCGGGGAAGAGGAACACCGGGCGTCCCGGCCTTCCGGCGGTGCCCGTCCATGCGCCCGGAGGCCGGACGTCCTGCTGGAGCGCGCGCAGCTGCTGGAGGGCCTCCTCGCGGGTGCGGACGACGAGCCCCACCCGGTGGTCGTGGTGCGTCCTGCGCAGCGCGGCCGTGGCGCAGACGTCCTCCAGCGTTTCATGCTGGCCGGCGCCGCTCGTCAGGTGGTCCGCCAGACGCCGGGCCACGTTCGACAGCGCCTTGCGGCTGCGGGCGGAGAGCACCAGCAGGTGGGCTCGCTCCGCGCCAGACACGGAGGGCCGTGCTGCGGCCTCCGGGCGCGCGGACTCCAGGGTGCCCAGCACGACGTGCGCGTTGGTGCCGCCCGCGCCGAACGAGCTGACCGCGCCGTAGCGGCGCTCCGCCGGATCCGTCCACGGCGTCGACTCCGTGGGCACGTAGAGGCGCGTGCCATCCAGCGAGATGTGCGGGTTGAGCGCCTGGAAGTGCAGGTTCGCCGGGATGACGCCGTGCTTGAGCGACAGCGCGACCTTGAGGATGCCGACGATGCCGGCGCCCGCCTCCAGGTGCCCGATGTTCGTCTTGATGGAGCCGAGCGCGCAGGGCCGCCGCTCGCCCTCCGCGGCGCCGTAGATTTCGGAGAGGGCCTCCACCTCGATGGGGTCGCCCAACGACGTGCCCGTCCCGTGCGCCTCGACGAGCCCCACCTCCGAGCCGGTGAGCCGCGCGCGCTCCAGCGCCTTGCGGATGACGGCGCGCTGGGCCCCACCGTTGGGAGCCGTGAGGCCGTTGCTGAGTCCGTCCTGGTTGACGGCCGAGCCGTGGATGACGGCCCACACCGGATCCCCGGCCGCGATCGCGTCCGACAGGCGCTTGAGCACCACGACGCCGCAGCCCTCGCCGCGGACGTAGCCATCCGCGCGCGAGTCGAACGTCTTGCAGCGCCCATCCGCCGCCAGCGGCAGGCCCTTGGAGTGCGCCACCGACACCACGGGCGACAGCAGCAGGTTGAGCCCGCCCACGATGGCGGTGGAGCTCTCCCCGTGGCGCAGGCTCTGGCAGGCCTGGTGGACCGCGACGAGCGACGAGGAGCAGGCCGTGTCGAAGGCCATGCTCGGCCCGCGCAGGTCCAGCAGGTACGAGAGCCGGTTGGGGATGATGCAGTTGGTGCCACCCACCAGCGAGTACGTGCCCAGCACCTGCGGCTCGGAGAGCTGGAGCTGGAGGTAGTCGTTCCCATTGGCGCCCACGAAGACGCCGGTGTCCGTGCCCGCGAGCGCCTTCGCGCTCAGGCCCGCGTCCTCCAGCGCGTGCCACGCCACCTCCAGGAAGAGGCGCTGCTGCGGATCCATCTGCTCCGCTTCACGGGGCGAGATGCCGAAGAAGTAAGGGTCGAAGCGGTCGGGCGCGTCCAGGAACGCGCCGTAGCGCATGTGCATCCGCCCCGGTGTGGCCACGTCCGCGTCGTAGTAGCGCGACAGGTCCCAGCGGTCCGCGGGCACCTCGCTGACGGCGTCCACCTTGCCGCGCAGCATCTTCCAGAGGGTCTCCGGAGTCTCCCCGCCCCCCGGGATGCGGCACCCCAGGCCGATGATGGCGATGGGCTCCCGGCCCCGGGACTCCAGGGCCTCGAACCGGGCCCGGAGGTCCTTCAGCGCGTCGAGGCTGCGCTTGAGCAGCGTGGGATCATTCGCGGTGGGCAGTGGGGCCGTCATGGTCAGGACTCCTTGATGAGCTGGTGGACCTGGACGAGCTCGGCCTCCAACAGCCGCTCGAGCTCCAGGTCGGAAGGCAATGCCGCGTCGGCGGGAACGGCGGGTGCGGCGGGCACGGGCGCTGGCGGGACGACGCGCGCCGGAGCGGACCGGGCCGCTGGCGCGGACGAGGCCTGGCTCAGGACGAACCCCGTCAGCGCCTCCACCGTGGGGTGATTCCAGAGCGCGGTGGCGGAGAGCCGGATGCCGGTGCGCGCCTCGATGCGGTTGCGCAGCTCCAGCGACATGACGGAGTCCATGCCCAGGGTGCGCAGCGGCTGGTCCACGGGGACGCGCGCCGGGGCCAGCTTGAGCACCGTGGCCACCACCTGCCGCAGCTCGTCCTCGGCGCGGGCCCGCCGCCGCGAGGGCTCCAGCGCGCCCAGCTCGTCGAACAGCGTCCGGGACGGAGCGGCGGCCGGGCGGGCCTCGTCATTCCGGGCGACGGCGGGCCGAGCCACGTCGAGCACGCGGACCTTCAGCCCGTCGACGTGGAACAGGGGCTCGCCCGCGTCGGTGAACGCCACCACGTCCACCAGGAACACCGGGCCCTCACCGCCCGGACGGCGCTGCGCGTGGACGTGGAAGGCCCCCTCAGGGAGGCGGTGGACCGCGAAGCCGTCCACCCCGACGCTGATGAGCTGCCGGCCCCGGAACACGAGGCTGGGCGGCAGCGTGGCGATGGAGAGCTGGAGCGCGGAGTCGATGCAGGCCACATGGGCCAGCTCCGGGTCCACGGAGGCCGCGGGCGGAAGGATGCGCCCCAGCGCCTGCGCCTCGCGGGACCAGACGCAGTCCACGCCACGGAAGGCGGCGCGGTACTCCAGCCCGCAGCCCGCCAGCAGTTCGTAGTACCGCACGGAGTCCAGCAGCATCGCCGCGGAGCCACGCAGCGAGTCCCGGAGCGCCAGCGCCTCCTGCGCCCGCTCCCGGCCCACCGCCGCCGCGGGCCCCGTGTCCACCAGGGCCCGAGCGTGGGGCACCCACGTGCGGCCCTCGCCCTGGGAGAACACCTGGAGCTCGCGCTGCGCGTCGCGCACGGAGAGCACGGTCTGCACGCGCGGCGCGGGCTCGGAGCCCAATATCAGCGGCTGCGGGAAGGCGATGTCCCTCAGCGCCACGGGCGCGGCCCCCAACGCCTCCTTCGCGGCCCCCAGCGCCATGGACAGGAAGACGGCGCCGGGAACCACGGCGTCACCGCCCACGCGGTGGTCGGCGAGGAAGCCGGACACGTCCGCGCCCCACTCGGCCTGCCAGTGGTGCAGCCGCGGCTCCAAGGCGGACGGGAAGTGGCTGCCCAGGAGCCCCTCAACGCTCGGACGGCTGGCGGCGACGGGGGCACGGACCGCGGGCGCCGCTTCCAGCCAGAAGCGCTCGCGCTGCCAGGGGTAGGAAGGCAGCGGCACGCCGGGGCGCCCCGCGCGGGTGACGGCGCTCCAGACAGGCTCCAGGCCTCGCGTGTAGAGCGCCGCCACGGAGCGCAGCAGCGTCTCGCGCTCGGACTCGTTGCGCCGCAGCGACGGCAGCACCTCGCCCGGCTGATCCACGTCCGCCAGCTCCTGCTCCACGGCGGGCAGCAGGATGGGATGCGGGCTCATCTCGATGAAGACGTCGTGTCCCGCCTCGCGCGCGCGCCGGACCGCCGAGGCGAAGAGGACGGGGTCGCGCAGGTTGCGCACCCAGTAGCCCGCGTCGAAGTCGCGGCCGTCCGTCACCGCGTCCAGGACCGTGGAGTGGATGGGCACCGCCGACGGCGAGGGCTGCACGCCCGCCAGCACCTCCAGCAGCTCGCCCTTCAGCGCGTCCATCTGCGGGCTGTGGGAGGCGACATCCACCTTGACCCAGCGCCAGAAGACGCCGCGGGCCTGGAGCGCCTGGGAGATGACCTCCAGCGCCTGTGGCTGGCCCGACAGCACGGTGGAGCGGGAGCTGTTGCTCACGGCCACGGCGACCTGCGCCTCGTGGCCGCGCAGGACCTCCCGGGCCTCGTCCAGCGTCAGCTCCGCGGCGAGCATCGCGCCCTGCCCGCTCACCCGGCGGAGCAGCTGACTGCGGCGGCAGATGATCCGCGCGGCGTCCGCCAGGTTCAGCGCGCCCGCGACATACGCCGCCGCGACCTCGCCCATGCTGTGGCCGATGACCGCCTTCGGCCGCACGCCCCACGAGCGCCAGAGCGCGGCCAACGCCACCTCCACGGCGAAGAGCACCGGCTGCACCACGTCCACCCGGGCCATCCGCGACGCGGCCTCGGACGCCTCCAGCTCCTCCAGCACGGACCAGCCGGTGAGCGCGTGGATGGCGGCGTCGCACCGCCCGAGCTCCGCGCGGAAGGCCGGCTCGTCGCGCAAGAGCTGCCGGGCCATTCCGTGCCACTGCGAGCCCTGCCCCGGGAAGACGAACACCACCGAGGGCGCCTTCGCGAGCGCCGGAGTCACCAGCCGCTCATGGGGCTCGCCCCGGGCGAACGCGTCCAGCGCCTGGGCCAGGTCCTCCCCTCCGCGCGCGACCACCGCCAGCCGCTCCGCGTGGTGCGTCCGGCGCAGCGCGGCCGTGGCGGCGACGTCCTCCACCTGCGTCCAGGGCGCGTGGCGAAGCGTCCCGGCCACGCGCGCCGCCAGCTCCCGGAGCGCCTGCGGGGTATGGGCGGACAGCGGCACCAGCGAGTCGCGGGCGACGGGGGCAGCCGCCCCCGCGCATCCCAGACGGAACAGCGTGGCGCGCGCTTCGTACAGGGCCAGCCGCTCGTCCTCGTCCCGCGTGGTGGACGGCAGGACGACAGGGGGCGGCTGCCGGCCCTCGGCGGCCTGCTGCAGGGCTCCCACCAGCACGGGGTGCGGGCTGAGCTCCACCAGCGCGTCCACGCCGTCGGCCACCAGCGACGCGAGCACCGGGGCAAGCCACACCGGCGTGCGCAGGTTCTGGCCGAAGTAGCGCCCGTCCACCTCCGGCCCCTCCACCCGCCGCCGCAGCGCGGTGGAGATCATCGGCAGGCGCGCGGGCTTCGGACGGAGCCCGGCGAGCACCGTCTCCAGCTCCGGGAGGATCTCGTCGATCTGCGGGCTGTGCGCGGCGACGTTCACGCGGATCCGCGCGCACAGCTCCTTGCGGCGCTTGAGCTCCGCGAGGAGCGCATCGAGCGCGGCCGGGTCTCCGGACAGCACGGTGGACCGGGGACCATTGTGGCCGGCCAGCACCACCGCCCCACCCGTGGCCTCCAGGAGCCCGGTCAGCGCGTCGGGCGGCAGGTTGACCACGGCCATGCCGCCCCGGTCCGCCAGCAGCTTCTGCAGGCGGCTGTAGTGGTGGATGACGAGCGCCGCCTCCTCCAGGTCGAGGATGCCCGCGATGTGCGCGGCGGCGATCTCCCCCAGGCTGTGCCCCACGACGACGTCCGGGGTGATGCCCCAGGCGCGCCACTGCTCCGCCAGGGCCACCTGGAACGCGAAGAGGAGCGGCTGCACCACGTCCACGTCGTCGTAGCGGGCAATGCCCTCCGCCTTGAACAGCTCCTCCCGGAGCGACTGGCCGGAGTGGACCGCCAGGGCCGCGTCCACGCGCTCGAAGGCCGCGCGGAAGGCGTCCTCCGTGAGCAGCATGCGCCGGCCCATGCCCACCCACTGGCCGCCCTGCGGAGCGCAGACGAAGGCCACCTTCGGAGGCCGGCCAGGCGCCGTCCCCAGCGTCACCGTCCCCGCCACGCCGTCCAGGAACCCGCTCAAGCGCGCCACCAGCTCGCCCCGGGTGCGCACGCACACGGTGAGCCGCTCCGGGCCGGAAGCCTCCGGCGCCAGCACCGCGTGGAGCGCGTCGAGCGGCACCCCGGCCCGCAGGGCGTCGAGCGCGCGGCGGGCCTCGTCCTTCAGGGCCTCGGCTCCGGACGCCGCCAGCCCCACCCAGGTGAGCCGCGACGGCGGGGCCTCCTGGAGCACGACGTGGGCGTTGGTGCCGCCCCAGCCGAACGCGCTGACCCCCGCCACGGCCAACCCGTCCGGCACCGGCCACGCGCGGGTCTCACGCGAGACCTCCAGCCGGAGTTCCTCGAAGGGGATGAGCGGGTTGGGCCGCGTGAAGTGGAGGCTGGGCACCACCGTGCGCTGCTCGACGCACAGGCAGGCCTTGAGGAAGCCGGCGATGCCCGCGGCCCCCTCCAGGTGGCCGATGTTGGTCTTCACCGAGCCAATGACCAGCGGCGGGCCCGCCCCGCGCGCCTTCGCGAACACGGCCCCGAGCGCGCCCGCTTCAATGGGGTCTCCCAGCGCCGTCCCCGTGCCGTGTGTCTCCACGTAGCCCACCGCGCCGGGCGCCACGCCCGAGCGCGCGTGGACCCGCCGCAGCAGCTTCTCCTGGGCCTCCGGGTTGGGCGCCGTGAGGCCGTTGCTCGGCCCATCGTTGTTGCTGCCCGTGGCGCGGATGACGCAGCGGATGGTGTCGCCAGCGGCGAGCGCGGCGGAGAGTGGCTTGAGGACCACCACGCCCCCGCCCTCTCCGCGCCCGAAGCCGTCCGCGCTCGCGTCGAAGGCCTTGCACACGCCGTCCGGCGACAGGCCACCGAAGCGGGACAGCGCCACCATGGTGTGCGGCGAGGCCATCACGCTGACGCCGCCGACGATGGCCGTGGTGCTCTCCCCCGCCCACAGGCTCTGGCAGGCCAGGTGGACCGCCACCAGTGACGACGAGCACGCCGTGTCGAGGACGAGGCTGGGCCCCTGGAGGCCCAGCACGTACGACAGCCGGTTGGCGATCATGTTGAGCGCCTGCCCGGTGGCCGTGTGCGGCGTGATGCGCCCCGGCTCCGCGCCGCCCAGCTCCGCGTAGTCACGCCAGATGGCGCCGACGAACACGCCCGTCGCCGTCGCGTGCAGCTCGCGCGGGACGATGCCCGCGTCCTCGAGCGCCTCCCACGCCAGCTCCAGGAACAGGCGCTGCTGCGGATCCATCTCCGCCGCCTCGCGCGGGGAGATGCCGAAGAACAGCGGATCGAACCCCGCGATGTCTGGCAGGAACCCGGCGCGGCGCGGCACCGGCGCGCTGCCCCCGCCGCGATCCGCCTGCTGCAGCCGCCCGTCCGCCCAGCGCCCGGAGGGGACCTCCGACACCGCGTCGCGCCCGGTGCGCAGCAGCTCCCAGAACGCGGTGAGGTCCGCCGCGCCCGGAAGGCGGCAGGCCATGCCCACCACCGCGATCGGCTCGTCGCGGGCCACGGAAGGCCCGGCGGCCTCCACGTGAGCCGTGGCGTCCGCGTCACCCGTGGACAGGTGCCGCAAGAGCGCGTCCACGCTGGGGTGGCGCCAGAAGACCGTGGGAGACACGTCGCGTCCCGCCAGCTCCGACAGCGCCCGGCCGAGCGCCACCGCACCCAGCGAGTCCAGCCCGTAGTGGCTGAAGGGCCGGCGGGAGTCGATCTGCTCTGGCGACAGGCCGTTGCGGCGCGCCAATGCCTCCAGCAGGTGTGACCTGAGCGCGGACAGCACGGACGCGTCCGTCACAGGATCAGAGATCGTCGGCGCACCCATGGCATTTCCCCCTGTCAGCCCTTCCCCAAGGGCCCGGTTTCCACGTCAGCGCAAGGCAGACCCCACCCGCGCCTGAAGCCACTCAAGACACGACAAGACCGTCACCGCGAACGCGGACTCGCGCGCCAGCGCGAAGGGCCTGGGCGCGAAACATCGGATGTCTGGGAGGAAGCCCTGGGACCTGGCCCGGGGCCTCCGAGCACTACGCCTGGCGCGCCGCCGCCCCGGACGGGCGGGTCCACGCGAATTCCTTCAGCGCCGGCTCCAGCTCCACGCCGCCCAGGTGGTTCGCGTAGTTCACCAGCACCTGCTGGGAGAGGGCCAGGATGACGTCGAGCGCGTTGGCGCTCGTGAAGCCCTGGGCCGTGAACCGGCTCCAGAGGTCGTCTCCCACGGTCCCCTTCTCACGGACCACCGTCCGGGTGAACTCCGCGAGCAGCTCCAGCCGTGGATCCGGCAGCGTCGTCCCCGACCGGAGCGCGGCCACGAGCGCATCCGGAACCTGGAGCTTGCGACACAAGAAGCTGTGGAAGGCCATGCAGTACGAACAGTCGTTCTCCCAGCCGATGGTCATGATGACCACCTCGCGCTCCACGGCGCCCAGGGAGGACTGGGCCAGCAGCGGCCCCATCTGCGCGAAGGCCTGCGTCACGCCGGGCGACTCCGCGATGAGCCCCAGCAGGTTCGAACGGAAACCGGCGGACTTCTCCACCGCGGCCAGCACCGGACGGGACTGCTCCGGCGCGCTCTCAATCGTATGAATCCTCAGTCGCCCCAAGACTCACCCTCCCCAAAAATGGAATGTTGGATTCAGTTGACAATGCCACCGCGAGAAATCCGTTTCAACAAAGAATCACATCCATTTCAATTTTCCCTTGCGCACTTCGCGCCTGATTTATGGGGATTTTATGTATGATTATTTCTCCATAAATCACACGTGATTTCGTGGACTTACGATTCCCGGAGAAGAATCGACAGGTCCGGCGTAACGCCGGCCTGGGGTCGCGACCTTAATGACTGGCAAGCCGCAATCATGCGGCCTCAGGAGTTCTCAATGTCCCGTCTGAACCTTGTCGACGCTTCGCACGCCACGCTCAAACCCATCAAGGAGAAGCTGGGCGCCAACCTGCCTCCGCCGGTCCGGGTGCTTGCCAATTCGCCCGCGGCGATGAGCGCCTTCTTCGCGCTGCACGGGACGCTGGGCCAGGGGCAGCTGACGCCGCGCGTCCGCGAGCAGATCGCGCTCGCGGTGGGCAACGCGCAGGGCTGCCGCTACTGCGTCTCGCACCACACCCAGCTGGGCCGCAAGACGGGCCTCTCTGATCAGGAGCTGGATCAGGCGCGCTCCGGCAAGGCGCCGGACGCCAAGGTGGAGGCGGCGCTCCAGTTCTCCCGTCAGATCGCGGCGCGGCGCGGCGCGGTGACGGACGCGGAGCTGGCGGCGGTGCGTGCCGCGGGCTGGACCGACGGTGACGTGGTGGAGATCCTGGCGCAGGTCGTCGCCACCACCTTCGGCAACTACCTCAACCACCTGGCCCAGACGGAGATCGACATCCCGCCCGTGGACCTGGTCCCAGCGGCGGTCATCGACGGAATCCACGCGTGACAGCGACCTTCGAGCCCGGGGCCCGCTTTCCCGACCTGGAGTTGCGGGACGGGACAGGCAAGCCCACGCGGCTGGGCGAGGCCATGGGCGGCGAGGCGGCGGTGGTGTTCTTCCTCCGCAACGCCGCCTGTCCGGTGTGCCGCAACCACTTGAAGACGCTGGCGAAGCGCCAGGGCGACATCGCGGCGAACCAGGCGAAGGTGATCTCGGTCATCCCGGATGGGCCCGAGGAGGCGCGGGAGCTGGCCACCTGGCTGGGGGTGCCGGTGCCGGTGCTGACCAGCGGGACGGGCACGCACGCGGAAGCGGGCCTGGAGCCGATCTTCTGGGGCAAGCTGCAACCGAGCGGCACCGTGCTGCTGGCCCCCTCCCGAGAGGTCGTCTACGGGAGGCAGTCCGCCCTGCCGCCGCTGGGCTTCAACGAGAAGGAGCTGATGACCGCGCTCGCGCGTGGGGCGCATCGCCCGGCTTAGGCGACGGCACAAGTCATCATGCGTCATCCGGGTCTTCCGGCCTTCCCCCTTCGGCGGCTTTCGCCGAAGGGGGTTAGGATGGCGGAGCCATGCCTGATGACAGCTCCCCGGACGCCGCCACCGAGCGCGCCCAGTTCCTTTCCTGGATCACCCTGCTCGTCCACCAGCACCGTGCGCGACTGGTGACGAGCGCGAGGCGCCGGGGTCTGCCTCCCGAGGACGCGCTCGATTGCGTCCAGGACGCCTTCGTCACCTTCCTGCGGATGCCGGAGGCCACGACCTTGTCGGCCCGCTCCAGCGAGGTCGAGCGCCTTCTGTCGACGCTGGTGGCCCACGCCGCGTTGAATCAGCGGCGCAAGCTGGCGCGCCGGGCGCTGCCGACCGAGATCGAACTGTCCGAGGTGGCCTCCGACCTGCCTTCAGCGGACACGCTGGTGGCGGAGGCGGAGGCGCGGGTGAGCCTGGTGCGCTGTGTCCAGCAGTTGTCGCAGATGCAGCAGGCGGTGATCCGCCTCCGGCTCCTGGACGAGTGTCCGGGCGAGGAGGTCTCCACGCTGCTGGAGATCTCGCCGGAGAACGCCCGCATCCTCCTGTTCCGCGCGCGCCAGCGCCTGCGGGAGTGCCTGGTGCTGGCGATGAAGGACCCGGGGCCGCCCGACATGGCCGCCGCGGAGACCGCGCCGCGGTCCCTGCAGGACAGTGCCAGCGACCAGCGCCTCCGACAGTCCTGAGCGAGCGCTACAGCACTTCCGCGCGCAGGTCGGGGAACACCTTCCCCACCTTTCCGAGCAGGTAGGCCCCGTACGTGCCCCGGAAAGAGTGCACGCTCTGCCGGTCCCACCGCTCCGCGTGGTCGTCCGCGCCCGCGTCCTTCAAAGCGGGTGAGTCGATGGCCGCGATCTCCGCCGTCCAGTCGGGGTCGAAGAAGAACGGCAGCGACAGCCGGTCACGGCCGGCGCGGTTGAGCACCCGATGCGGCGTGGAGCGGTACACACCGCGCGTCATCCGGTCGAGCATGTCGCCGATGTTGCACACGAACGCGTCCTCCACCGGCGGCGCGTCCACCCACCGCGTGTGCCCGTCCTGGCGCGTCTTCACCTGGAGCCCGCCCGCGTCGTCCTGCTTGAGGATGGTGAGCACGCCGTAGTCGGTGTGCTCGCCCACGCCCCACACCGGCAGACCTTGCGCATCCGCCTCCGGGCCCGGCGGGTAGTTGAAGATGCGGAACAGCACCGTCGGATCCGCCATGTACCGAGCGGCGAAGAAGTCCGCCTCCAGGTCCAGGCTGAGCGCGATGCCGGACATCAACGCGTGTCCCAGCGACGTCAGCGCCGCCATGTACGCCAGCACCGCGCCGCCCAGCCCGTCCGGCTCAAGGGGGAACAGGTTGGGTCCATGCAGCGGAGTGCCGGCGCGCACGCGAGGGTCGTCCGGCGACAGCTCCGTGCCGAAATACAACCCCTCCTTGCGATCCGGCCGGCCCGACGTGAGCTCCCC encodes:
- a CDS encoding type I polyketide synthase; protein product: MTAPLPTANDPTLLKRSLDALKDLRARFEALESRGREPIAIIGLGCRIPGGGETPETLWKMLRGKVDAVSEVPADRWDLSRYYDADVATPGRMHMRYGAFLDAPDRFDPYFFGISPREAEQMDPQQRLFLEVAWHALEDAGLSAKALAGTDTGVFVGANGNDYLQLQLSEPQVLGTYSLVGGTNCIIPNRLSYLLDLRGPSMAFDTACSSSLVAVHQACQSLRHGESSTAIVGGLNLLLSPVVSVAHSKGLPLAADGRCKTFDSRADGYVRGEGCGVVVLKRLSDAIAAGDPVWAVIHGSAVNQDGLSNGLTAPNGGAQRAVIRKALERARLTGSEVGLVEAHGTGTSLGDPIEVEALSEIYGAAEGERRPCALGSIKTNIGHLEAGAGIVGILKVALSLKHGVIPANLHFQALNPHISLDGTRLYVPTESTPWTDPAERRYGAVSSFGAGGTNAHVVLGTLESARPEAAARPSVSGAERAHLLVLSARSRKALSNVARRLADHLTSGAGQHETLEDVCATAALRRTHHDHRVGLVVRTREEALQQLRALQQDVRPPGAWTGTAGRPGRPVFLFPAEPRLSGARLAALGRDCPVFAQALERCRGALQLGQGADGVGEHFAVQVALAELWRSWGVEPGAVLGQGVGEIAAAHVAGALSLEDAARVARECGALLAKGDAAAGALSAALAGLMPRPTAVPLYSEDGTVLDGESLGAGAWTRCLRRPAQVLPGIEESLRAGHVLFVELGAEPVLTAPVEEAAARQGLTDVLAVSCLRGSQDALGAMLTSVAALHAAGLGLLLERLLAPHGHFLRLPTYPFERESFWFKERPVTMLASVRSTSLELPRAAVRDTPPEPVRRPAEVRAPASPQLAGWAELPERERATKLRSLVHAEVARILKFDAARLDPKGGFFQMGMDSVMAGQLRNRLEQQLGRKFAVTVIFENPTVERLSRQLGTFVTPPPAPATPPREPQPLASQGLSPATGGGTDSIADLLARELEETSSISSKDHLS
- a CDS encoding type I polyketide synthase, with the translated sequence MGAPTISDPVTDASVLSALRSHLLEALARRNGLSPEQIDSRRPFSHYGLDSLGAVALGRALSELAGRDVSPTVFWRHPSVDALLRHLSTGDADATAHVEAAGPSVARDEPIAVVGMACRLPGAADLTAFWELLRTGRDAVSEVPSGRWADGRLQQADRGGGSAPVPRRAGFLPDIAGFDPLFFGISPREAAEMDPQQRLFLELAWEALEDAGIVPRELHATATGVFVGAIWRDYAELGGAEPGRITPHTATGQALNMIANRLSYVLGLQGPSLVLDTACSSSLVAVHLACQSLWAGESTTAIVGGVSVMASPHTMVALSRFGGLSPDGVCKAFDASADGFGRGEGGGVVVLKPLSAALAAGDTIRCVIRATGSNNDGPSNGLTAPNPEAQEKLLRRVHARSGVAPGAVGYVETHGTGTALGDPIEAGALGAVFAKARGAGPPLVIGSVKTNIGHLEGAAGIAGFLKACLCVEQRTVVPSLHFTRPNPLIPFEELRLEVSRETRAWPVPDGLAVAGVSAFGWGGTNAHVVLQEAPPSRLTWVGLAASGAEALKDEARRALDALRAGVPLDALHAVLAPEASGPERLTVCVRTRGELVARLSGFLDGVAGTVTLGTAPGRPPKVAFVCAPQGGQWVGMGRRMLLTEDAFRAAFERVDAALAVHSGQSLREELFKAEGIARYDDVDVVQPLLFAFQVALAEQWRAWGITPDVVVGHSLGEIAAAHIAGILDLEEAALVIHHYSRLQKLLADRGGMAVVNLPPDALTGLLEATGGAVVLAGHNGPRSTVLSGDPAALDALLAELKRRKELCARIRVNVAAHSPQIDEILPELETVLAGLRPKPARLPMISTALRRRVEGPEVDGRYFGQNLRTPVWLAPVLASLVADGVDALVELSPHPVLVGALQQAAEGRQPPPVVLPSTTRDEDERLALYEARATLFRLGCAGAAAPVARDSLVPLSAHTPQALRELAARVAGTLRHAPWTQVEDVAATAALRRTHHAERLAVVARGGEDLAQALDAFARGEPHERLVTPALAKAPSVVFVFPGQGSQWHGMARQLLRDEPAFRAELGRCDAAIHALTGWSVLEELEASEAASRMARVDVVQPVLFAVEVALAALWRSWGVRPKAVIGHSMGEVAAAYVAGALNLADAARIICRRSQLLRRVSGQGAMLAAELTLDEAREVLRGHEAQVAVAVSNSSRSTVLSGQPQALEVISQALQARGVFWRWVKVDVASHSPQMDALKGELLEVLAGVQPSPSAVPIHSTVLDAVTDGRDFDAGYWVRNLRDPVLFASAVRRAREAGHDVFIEMSPHPILLPAVEQELADVDQPGEVLPSLRRNESERETLLRSVAALYTRGLEPVWSAVTRAGRPGVPLPSYPWQRERFWLEAAPAVRAPVAASRPSVEGLLGSHFPSALEPRLHHWQAEWGADVSGFLADHRVGGDAVVPGAVFLSMALGAAKEALGAAPVALRDIAFPQPLILGSEPAPRVQTVLSVRDAQRELQVFSQGEGRTWVPHARALVDTGPAAAVGRERAQEALALRDSLRGSAAMLLDSVRYYELLAGCGLEYRAAFRGVDCVWSREAQALGRILPPAASVDPELAHVACIDSALQLSIATLPPSLVFRGRQLISVGVDGFAVHRLPEGAFHVHAQRRPGGEGPVFLVDVVAFTDAGEPLFHVDGLKVRVLDVARPAVARNDEARPAAAPSRTLFDELGALEPSRRRARAEDELRQVVATVLKLAPARVPVDQPLRTLGMDSVMSLELRNRIEARTGIRLSATALWNHPTVEALTGFVLSQASSAPAARSAPARVVPPAPVPAAPAVPADAALPSDLELERLLEAELVQVHQLIKES
- a CDS encoding carboxymuconolactone decarboxylase family protein is translated as MGRLRIHTIESAPEQSRPVLAAVEKSAGFRSNLLGLIAESPGVTQAFAQMGPLLAQSSLGAVEREVVIMTIGWENDCSYCMAFHSFLCRKLQVPDALVAALRSGTTLPDPRLELLAEFTRTVVREKGTVGDDLWSRFTAQGFTSANALDVILALSQQVLVNYANHLGGVELEPALKEFAWTRPSGAAARQA
- a CDS encoding carboxymuconolactone decarboxylase family protein gives rise to the protein MSRLNLVDASHATLKPIKEKLGANLPPPVRVLANSPAAMSAFFALHGTLGQGQLTPRVREQIALAVGNAQGCRYCVSHHTQLGRKTGLSDQELDQARSGKAPDAKVEAALQFSRQIAARRGAVTDAELAAVRAAGWTDGDVVEILAQVVATTFGNYLNHLAQTEIDIPPVDLVPAAVIDGIHA
- a CDS encoding redoxin domain-containing protein, encoding MTATFEPGARFPDLELRDGTGKPTRLGEAMGGEAAVVFFLRNAACPVCRNHLKTLAKRQGDIAANQAKVISVIPDGPEEARELATWLGVPVPVLTSGTGTHAEAGLEPIFWGKLQPSGTVLLAPSREVVYGRQSALPPLGFNEKELMTALARGAHRPA
- a CDS encoding RNA polymerase sigma factor, encoding MPDDSSPDAATERAQFLSWITLLVHQHRARLVTSARRRGLPPEDALDCVQDAFVTFLRMPEATTLSARSSEVERLLSTLVAHAALNQRRKLARRALPTEIELSEVASDLPSADTLVAEAEARVSLVRCVQQLSQMQQAVIRLRLLDECPGEEVSTLLEISPENARILLFRARQRLRECLVLAMKDPGPPDMAAAETAPRSLQDSASDQRLRQS